In Gossypium arboreum isolate Shixiya-1 chromosome 5, ASM2569848v2, whole genome shotgun sequence, a single genomic region encodes these proteins:
- the LOC108451256 gene encoding probable LRR receptor-like serine/threonine-protein kinase At1g07650 isoform X2, which produces MGGAANCPSVMNILFGYIILTVFLVLVCMEPNQVEARVEPPYPPDYELKALHEIAAELGKKDWNFSENPCNNKSSWFTPPPTHGSQAINNSTVTCNCSFTNGECHIEVIYLAGQDLDGVLPPSLSKLLYIKTVILHRNYLKGIIPREWAALKLETLSVAMNHITGPIPGYLGNITTLKYLSLENNQFSGTIPPEFGRLVNLENLTLNANYLTGKFPSSLANLSNLKELRISSNNFTGKIPDIFRSWKQLEKLEIQASGFEGPIPSSLALLHNLVELISDLPGEGSKFPNLKNMKNMYRLMLRSCNISGTIPDYIWELSGLQILDLSFNKLEGNISDSESLTKAQYMYLTKNSLAGHIPEWMSIRDSRYQIDLSYNNFSESHQSLSCRENLNLFQSFSGGKNLGPDNCLKSLPCSKDWYSVNINCGGGATTINGVNYEADEDLGGRAKYVPLKETWETSSTGLFWDTTPTSMDFIARNVSVLRTNNSELYTRARLSPLSLTYYFRCLANGNYTVTLHFAEIVIRDNRSYQSLGRRIFDVYVQEKLELKDFNIKNEEKGVDKAVIRKFKTVVRNKTLTIRFHWAGKGTTAIPRRGTYGPLISAISVDSDHRPRVLNAWEKNLKFVVGAVVSVLCLVLVILGILWWKGYFQPKPSREQVLRGLDLQTGFFTFIQMKAATNNFDPANKIGEGGFGAVYKGVLLDGTIIAIKKLSSKSRQGDREFLNELGMISGLQHPNVVRLYGCCVEGTQLLLVYEYMENNSLAHALFGPQESQLILDWPTRQKICLDIAKGLAFLHEESSLTIVHRDIKTTNVLLDSNLNAKISDFGLAKFDEGENTHISTRIAGTIGYMAPEYALWGYLTYKADVYSFGIVALEIVAGKNNTKYRPEGDYVCLQDRALVLQQKGNLMELVDPRLVTEFNEEEAIRMAKVALLCTNSSPALRPTMSEVVNMLEGRALVPKLIMDPSIFADESRFGALKDQFNQMQSRKGSEITTITQSSIYSSSTAWSGSSSTSVQHP; this is translated from the exons ATGGGAGGCGCCGCCAATTGTCCTTCAGTCATGAATATACTCTTTGGGTACATAATTCTTACAGTCTTCTTGGTGCTGGTTTGCATGGAACCAAACCAAGTTGAAGCCCGAGTAGAGCCACCCTATCCTCCAGATTATGAAC tAAAAGCTCTTCATGAGATAGCGGCAGAACTTGGAAAGAAGGATTGGAATTTCAGTGAGAATCCTTGCAACAATAAATCAAGCTGGTTTACTCCACCGCCGACACATGGGTCTCAGGCCATCAACAACAGTACTGTTACCTGCAATTGCTCCTTCACCAACGGTGAATGTCATATTGAAGTCAT CTATCTTGCAGGGCAGGATCTTGATGGTGTTCTTCCACCCTCACTTTCGAAGCTATTATATATTAAAACAGT AATACTCCATAGGAACTATCTTAAGGGTATAATACCACGTGAATGGGCTGCTCTGAAGTTGGAGACATT GTCTGTTGCTATGAACCACATAACGGGGCCAATTCCAGGCTATTTAGGAAACATAACGACTCTAAAATATCT GAGCCTCGAAAACAACCAGTTTTCTGGAACTATTCCTCCTGAGTTTGGGAGATTGGTTAACCTGGAAAATCT TACTCTTAATGCTAACTATCTCACTGGAAAGTTCCCCTCGTCCCTTGCTAATCTGTCCAATCTAAAAGAACT AAGGATTAGCAGTAACAATTTCACTGGAAAGATACCCGACATTTTTCGAAGTTGGAAGCAACTTGAGAAATT AGAGATTCAAGCTAGTGGTTTTGAAGGGCCAATTCCTTCAAGCTTAGCACTCTTGCATAACTTAGTGGAACT GATCAGTGACTTACCTGGAGAGGGTTCAAAGTTTCCGAacttaaaaaatatgaaaaacatgtACAGATT GATGTTACGTAGCTGCAACATATCTGGAACAATACCTGATTACATATGGGAACTTTCGGGACtgcaaatttt AGATCTTAGCTTCAACAAATTGGAAGGTAACATTTCAGATTCTGAAAGCCTTACAAAAGCACAATACAT GTACCTGACAAAAAACTCTCTTGCTGGCCACATTCCAGAATGGATGAGTATTAGAGATAGCCGCTA CCAGATAGATCTTTCTTATAACAATTTTTCTGAAAGCCATCAGTCGCTTTCTTGTCGGGAAAATCT AAATTTGTTCCAAAGCTTTTCAGGAGGCAAAAACTT AGGACCAGATAACTGCCTGAAGAGCTTGCCTTGTTCGAAAG ATTGGTATTCAGTAAATATAAATTGTGGTGGAGGAGCAACAACTATTAATGGAGTCAACTATGAGGCAGATGAAGACTTAGGAGGTCGAGCAAAATATGTTCCACTCAAAGAGACTTGGGAAACTAGTAGCACGGGGCTTTTCTGGGATACCACTCCTACTTCAATGGACTTTATAGCTCGAAATGTTTCTGTTCTCAGAACAAACAACTCCGAATTATATACAAGAGCACGCCTTTCTCCTCTTTCTCTCACGTATTACTTCCGTTGCTTAGCAAATGGAAATTATACGGTTACACTTCACTTTGCAGAGATAGTTATCAGAGACAATAGATCCTATCAAAGTCTTGGAAGGAGGATATTTGATGTTTATGTCCAG GAGAAACTTGAGTTAAAAGATTTCAATATTAAAAATGAGGAAAAGGGGGTTGATAAAGCAGTCATAAGGAAATTTAAAACCGTTGTGAGGAACAAAACTTTGACAATACGCTTTCACTGGGCTGGGAAGGGGACTACTGCAATCCCAAGAAGAGGAACATATGGTCCCTTGATATCAGCTATCTCAGTAGACTCTG ATCACAGGCCTCGAGTTCTCAATGCATGGGAAAAGAATTTGAAGTTTGTAGTGGGAGCTGTTGTTTCTGTTCTGTGCCTGGTTTTGGTAATCTTAGGTATTCTATGGTGGAAAGGCTACTTTCAACCCAAGCCATCAAGGGAACAAG TCTTGAGGGGGTTAGATCTGCAGACTGGCTTTTTTACCTTTATACAAATGAAAGCTGCTACGAACAATTTTGACCCTGCAAATAAAATTGGAGAAGGTGGTTTTGGAGCTGTCTACAAG GGTGTATTGCTTGATGGCACCATAATTGCGATTAAAAAACTTTCTTCAAAATCAAGACAAGGAGACCGAGAATTTCTGAATGAACTAGGCATGATTTCAGGATTACAACACCCGAATGTTGTTAGATTGTATGGATGTTGCGTTGAGGGAACTCAGCTGTTATTGGTATATGAATACATGGAAAATAATAGCCTTGCACATGCTTTATTCG GTCCTCAAGAAAGCCAGCTGATATTGGACTGGCCCACTAGGCAGAAAATTTGTCTTGACATAGCTAAAGGTCTAGCTTTCCTGCACGAAGAATCGAGTTTAACAATTGTACATCGAGACATCAAAACTACTAATGTGCTACTTGATAGCAATCTCAATGCCAAGATCTCCGACTTCGGTTTGGCCAAGTTTGATGAAGGGGAAAACACCCATATTAGCACCAGAATTGCTGGAACTAT AGGATACATGGCCCCAGAATATGCATTATGGGGCTATCTGACCTACAAGGCAGATGTTTATAGTTTTGGGATTGTTGCATTAGAGATTGTTGCCGGGAAGAACAATACAAAATATCGACCAGAAGGTGATTATGTATGCCTTCAAGATCGG GCTCTAGTTTTGCAACAAAAGGGAAACTTAATGGAGTTGGTGGATCCAAGGTTGGTGACGGAGTTCAATGAAGAAGAGGCAATTAGGATGGCAAAGGTTGCTTTATTATGCACTAATTCATCCCCAGCACTTAGACCAACCATGTCTGAAGTAGTAAACATGCTTGAAGGTCGAGCCCTTGTTCCTAAATTAATCATGGACCCAAGTATCTTTGCTGATGAGTCGAGATTTGGAGCACTAAAAGACCAATTTAACCAAATGCAGTCTCGGAAGGGTAGTGAAATCACCACGATTACTCAATCATCAATATATTCAAGTTCAACAGCATGGTCTGGTTCCTCCTCAACGTCTGTTCAACATCCATGA
- the LOC108451256 gene encoding probable LRR receptor-like serine/threonine-protein kinase At1g07650 isoform X1, producing the protein MGGAANCPSVMNILFGYIILTVFLVLVCMEPNQVEARVEPPYPPDYELKALHEIAAELGKKDWNFSENPCNNKSSWFTPPPTHGSQAINNSTVTCNCSFTNGECHIEVIYLAGQDLDGVLPPSLSKLLYIKTVILHRNYLKGIIPREWAALKLETLSVAMNHITGPIPGYLGNITTLKYLSLENNQFSGTIPPEFGRLVNLENLTLNANYLTGKFPSSLANLSNLKELRISSNNFTGKIPDIFRSWKQLEKLEIQASGFEGPIPSSLALLHNLVELRISDLPGEGSKFPNLKNMKNMYRLMLRSCNISGTIPDYIWELSGLQILDLSFNKLEGNISDSESLTKAQYMYLTKNSLAGHIPEWMSIRDSRYQIDLSYNNFSESHQSLSCRENLNLFQSFSGGKNLGPDNCLKSLPCSKDWYSVNINCGGGATTINGVNYEADEDLGGRAKYVPLKETWETSSTGLFWDTTPTSMDFIARNVSVLRTNNSELYTRARLSPLSLTYYFRCLANGNYTVTLHFAEIVIRDNRSYQSLGRRIFDVYVQEKLELKDFNIKNEEKGVDKAVIRKFKTVVRNKTLTIRFHWAGKGTTAIPRRGTYGPLISAISVDSDHRPRVLNAWEKNLKFVVGAVVSVLCLVLVILGILWWKGYFQPKPSREQVLRGLDLQTGFFTFIQMKAATNNFDPANKIGEGGFGAVYKGVLLDGTIIAIKKLSSKSRQGDREFLNELGMISGLQHPNVVRLYGCCVEGTQLLLVYEYMENNSLAHALFGPQESQLILDWPTRQKICLDIAKGLAFLHEESSLTIVHRDIKTTNVLLDSNLNAKISDFGLAKFDEGENTHISTRIAGTIGYMAPEYALWGYLTYKADVYSFGIVALEIVAGKNNTKYRPEGDYVCLQDRALVLQQKGNLMELVDPRLVTEFNEEEAIRMAKVALLCTNSSPALRPTMSEVVNMLEGRALVPKLIMDPSIFADESRFGALKDQFNQMQSRKGSEITTITQSSIYSSSTAWSGSSSTSVQHP; encoded by the exons ATGGGAGGCGCCGCCAATTGTCCTTCAGTCATGAATATACTCTTTGGGTACATAATTCTTACAGTCTTCTTGGTGCTGGTTTGCATGGAACCAAACCAAGTTGAAGCCCGAGTAGAGCCACCCTATCCTCCAGATTATGAAC tAAAAGCTCTTCATGAGATAGCGGCAGAACTTGGAAAGAAGGATTGGAATTTCAGTGAGAATCCTTGCAACAATAAATCAAGCTGGTTTACTCCACCGCCGACACATGGGTCTCAGGCCATCAACAACAGTACTGTTACCTGCAATTGCTCCTTCACCAACGGTGAATGTCATATTGAAGTCAT CTATCTTGCAGGGCAGGATCTTGATGGTGTTCTTCCACCCTCACTTTCGAAGCTATTATATATTAAAACAGT AATACTCCATAGGAACTATCTTAAGGGTATAATACCACGTGAATGGGCTGCTCTGAAGTTGGAGACATT GTCTGTTGCTATGAACCACATAACGGGGCCAATTCCAGGCTATTTAGGAAACATAACGACTCTAAAATATCT GAGCCTCGAAAACAACCAGTTTTCTGGAACTATTCCTCCTGAGTTTGGGAGATTGGTTAACCTGGAAAATCT TACTCTTAATGCTAACTATCTCACTGGAAAGTTCCCCTCGTCCCTTGCTAATCTGTCCAATCTAAAAGAACT AAGGATTAGCAGTAACAATTTCACTGGAAAGATACCCGACATTTTTCGAAGTTGGAAGCAACTTGAGAAATT AGAGATTCAAGCTAGTGGTTTTGAAGGGCCAATTCCTTCAAGCTTAGCACTCTTGCATAACTTAGTGGAACT AAGGATCAGTGACTTACCTGGAGAGGGTTCAAAGTTTCCGAacttaaaaaatatgaaaaacatgtACAGATT GATGTTACGTAGCTGCAACATATCTGGAACAATACCTGATTACATATGGGAACTTTCGGGACtgcaaatttt AGATCTTAGCTTCAACAAATTGGAAGGTAACATTTCAGATTCTGAAAGCCTTACAAAAGCACAATACAT GTACCTGACAAAAAACTCTCTTGCTGGCCACATTCCAGAATGGATGAGTATTAGAGATAGCCGCTA CCAGATAGATCTTTCTTATAACAATTTTTCTGAAAGCCATCAGTCGCTTTCTTGTCGGGAAAATCT AAATTTGTTCCAAAGCTTTTCAGGAGGCAAAAACTT AGGACCAGATAACTGCCTGAAGAGCTTGCCTTGTTCGAAAG ATTGGTATTCAGTAAATATAAATTGTGGTGGAGGAGCAACAACTATTAATGGAGTCAACTATGAGGCAGATGAAGACTTAGGAGGTCGAGCAAAATATGTTCCACTCAAAGAGACTTGGGAAACTAGTAGCACGGGGCTTTTCTGGGATACCACTCCTACTTCAATGGACTTTATAGCTCGAAATGTTTCTGTTCTCAGAACAAACAACTCCGAATTATATACAAGAGCACGCCTTTCTCCTCTTTCTCTCACGTATTACTTCCGTTGCTTAGCAAATGGAAATTATACGGTTACACTTCACTTTGCAGAGATAGTTATCAGAGACAATAGATCCTATCAAAGTCTTGGAAGGAGGATATTTGATGTTTATGTCCAG GAGAAACTTGAGTTAAAAGATTTCAATATTAAAAATGAGGAAAAGGGGGTTGATAAAGCAGTCATAAGGAAATTTAAAACCGTTGTGAGGAACAAAACTTTGACAATACGCTTTCACTGGGCTGGGAAGGGGACTACTGCAATCCCAAGAAGAGGAACATATGGTCCCTTGATATCAGCTATCTCAGTAGACTCTG ATCACAGGCCTCGAGTTCTCAATGCATGGGAAAAGAATTTGAAGTTTGTAGTGGGAGCTGTTGTTTCTGTTCTGTGCCTGGTTTTGGTAATCTTAGGTATTCTATGGTGGAAAGGCTACTTTCAACCCAAGCCATCAAGGGAACAAG TCTTGAGGGGGTTAGATCTGCAGACTGGCTTTTTTACCTTTATACAAATGAAAGCTGCTACGAACAATTTTGACCCTGCAAATAAAATTGGAGAAGGTGGTTTTGGAGCTGTCTACAAG GGTGTATTGCTTGATGGCACCATAATTGCGATTAAAAAACTTTCTTCAAAATCAAGACAAGGAGACCGAGAATTTCTGAATGAACTAGGCATGATTTCAGGATTACAACACCCGAATGTTGTTAGATTGTATGGATGTTGCGTTGAGGGAACTCAGCTGTTATTGGTATATGAATACATGGAAAATAATAGCCTTGCACATGCTTTATTCG GTCCTCAAGAAAGCCAGCTGATATTGGACTGGCCCACTAGGCAGAAAATTTGTCTTGACATAGCTAAAGGTCTAGCTTTCCTGCACGAAGAATCGAGTTTAACAATTGTACATCGAGACATCAAAACTACTAATGTGCTACTTGATAGCAATCTCAATGCCAAGATCTCCGACTTCGGTTTGGCCAAGTTTGATGAAGGGGAAAACACCCATATTAGCACCAGAATTGCTGGAACTAT AGGATACATGGCCCCAGAATATGCATTATGGGGCTATCTGACCTACAAGGCAGATGTTTATAGTTTTGGGATTGTTGCATTAGAGATTGTTGCCGGGAAGAACAATACAAAATATCGACCAGAAGGTGATTATGTATGCCTTCAAGATCGG GCTCTAGTTTTGCAACAAAAGGGAAACTTAATGGAGTTGGTGGATCCAAGGTTGGTGACGGAGTTCAATGAAGAAGAGGCAATTAGGATGGCAAAGGTTGCTTTATTATGCACTAATTCATCCCCAGCACTTAGACCAACCATGTCTGAAGTAGTAAACATGCTTGAAGGTCGAGCCCTTGTTCCTAAATTAATCATGGACCCAAGTATCTTTGCTGATGAGTCGAGATTTGGAGCACTAAAAGACCAATTTAACCAAATGCAGTCTCGGAAGGGTAGTGAAATCACCACGATTACTCAATCATCAATATATTCAAGTTCAACAGCATGGTCTGGTTCCTCCTCAACGTCTGTTCAACATCCATGA
- the LOC108451256 gene encoding probable leucine-rich repeat receptor-like serine/threonine-protein kinase At3g14840 isoform X3, producing the protein MGLRPSTTVLLPAIAPSPTVNVILKSWQDLDGVLPPSLSKLLYIKTVILHRNYLKGIIPREWAALKLETLSVAMNHITGPIPGYLGNITTLKYLSLENNQFSGTIPPEFGRLVNLENLTLNANYLTGKFPSSLANLSNLKELRISSNNFTGKIPDIFRSWKQLEKLEIQASGFEGPIPSSLALLHNLVELRISDLPGEGSKFPNLKNMKNMYRLMLRSCNISGTIPDYIWELSGLQILDLSFNKLEGNISDSESLTKAQYMYLTKNSLAGHIPEWMSIRDSRYQIDLSYNNFSESHQSLSCRENLNLFQSFSGGKNLGPDNCLKSLPCSKDWYSVNINCGGGATTINGVNYEADEDLGGRAKYVPLKETWETSSTGLFWDTTPTSMDFIARNVSVLRTNNSELYTRARLSPLSLTYYFRCLANGNYTVTLHFAEIVIRDNRSYQSLGRRIFDVYVQEKLELKDFNIKNEEKGVDKAVIRKFKTVVRNKTLTIRFHWAGKGTTAIPRRGTYGPLISAISVDSDHRPRVLNAWEKNLKFVVGAVVSVLCLVLVILGILWWKGYFQPKPSREQVLRGLDLQTGFFTFIQMKAATNNFDPANKIGEGGFGAVYKGVLLDGTIIAIKKLSSKSRQGDREFLNELGMISGLQHPNVVRLYGCCVEGTQLLLVYEYMENNSLAHALFGPQESQLILDWPTRQKICLDIAKGLAFLHEESSLTIVHRDIKTTNVLLDSNLNAKISDFGLAKFDEGENTHISTRIAGTIGYMAPEYALWGYLTYKADVYSFGIVALEIVAGKNNTKYRPEGDYVCLQDRALVLQQKGNLMELVDPRLVTEFNEEEAIRMAKVALLCTNSSPALRPTMSEVVNMLEGRALVPKLIMDPSIFADESRFGALKDQFNQMQSRKGSEITTITQSSIYSSSTAWSGSSSTSVQHP; encoded by the exons ATGGGTCTCAGGCCATCAACAACAGTACTGTTACCTGCAATTGCTCCTTCACCAACGGTGAATGTCATATTGAAGTCAT GGCAGGATCTTGATGGTGTTCTTCCACCCTCACTTTCGAAGCTATTATATATTAAAACAGT AATACTCCATAGGAACTATCTTAAGGGTATAATACCACGTGAATGGGCTGCTCTGAAGTTGGAGACATT GTCTGTTGCTATGAACCACATAACGGGGCCAATTCCAGGCTATTTAGGAAACATAACGACTCTAAAATATCT GAGCCTCGAAAACAACCAGTTTTCTGGAACTATTCCTCCTGAGTTTGGGAGATTGGTTAACCTGGAAAATCT TACTCTTAATGCTAACTATCTCACTGGAAAGTTCCCCTCGTCCCTTGCTAATCTGTCCAATCTAAAAGAACT AAGGATTAGCAGTAACAATTTCACTGGAAAGATACCCGACATTTTTCGAAGTTGGAAGCAACTTGAGAAATT AGAGATTCAAGCTAGTGGTTTTGAAGGGCCAATTCCTTCAAGCTTAGCACTCTTGCATAACTTAGTGGAACT AAGGATCAGTGACTTACCTGGAGAGGGTTCAAAGTTTCCGAacttaaaaaatatgaaaaacatgtACAGATT GATGTTACGTAGCTGCAACATATCTGGAACAATACCTGATTACATATGGGAACTTTCGGGACtgcaaatttt AGATCTTAGCTTCAACAAATTGGAAGGTAACATTTCAGATTCTGAAAGCCTTACAAAAGCACAATACAT GTACCTGACAAAAAACTCTCTTGCTGGCCACATTCCAGAATGGATGAGTATTAGAGATAGCCGCTA CCAGATAGATCTTTCTTATAACAATTTTTCTGAAAGCCATCAGTCGCTTTCTTGTCGGGAAAATCT AAATTTGTTCCAAAGCTTTTCAGGAGGCAAAAACTT AGGACCAGATAACTGCCTGAAGAGCTTGCCTTGTTCGAAAG ATTGGTATTCAGTAAATATAAATTGTGGTGGAGGAGCAACAACTATTAATGGAGTCAACTATGAGGCAGATGAAGACTTAGGAGGTCGAGCAAAATATGTTCCACTCAAAGAGACTTGGGAAACTAGTAGCACGGGGCTTTTCTGGGATACCACTCCTACTTCAATGGACTTTATAGCTCGAAATGTTTCTGTTCTCAGAACAAACAACTCCGAATTATATACAAGAGCACGCCTTTCTCCTCTTTCTCTCACGTATTACTTCCGTTGCTTAGCAAATGGAAATTATACGGTTACACTTCACTTTGCAGAGATAGTTATCAGAGACAATAGATCCTATCAAAGTCTTGGAAGGAGGATATTTGATGTTTATGTCCAG GAGAAACTTGAGTTAAAAGATTTCAATATTAAAAATGAGGAAAAGGGGGTTGATAAAGCAGTCATAAGGAAATTTAAAACCGTTGTGAGGAACAAAACTTTGACAATACGCTTTCACTGGGCTGGGAAGGGGACTACTGCAATCCCAAGAAGAGGAACATATGGTCCCTTGATATCAGCTATCTCAGTAGACTCTG ATCACAGGCCTCGAGTTCTCAATGCATGGGAAAAGAATTTGAAGTTTGTAGTGGGAGCTGTTGTTTCTGTTCTGTGCCTGGTTTTGGTAATCTTAGGTATTCTATGGTGGAAAGGCTACTTTCAACCCAAGCCATCAAGGGAACAAG TCTTGAGGGGGTTAGATCTGCAGACTGGCTTTTTTACCTTTATACAAATGAAAGCTGCTACGAACAATTTTGACCCTGCAAATAAAATTGGAGAAGGTGGTTTTGGAGCTGTCTACAAG GGTGTATTGCTTGATGGCACCATAATTGCGATTAAAAAACTTTCTTCAAAATCAAGACAAGGAGACCGAGAATTTCTGAATGAACTAGGCATGATTTCAGGATTACAACACCCGAATGTTGTTAGATTGTATGGATGTTGCGTTGAGGGAACTCAGCTGTTATTGGTATATGAATACATGGAAAATAATAGCCTTGCACATGCTTTATTCG GTCCTCAAGAAAGCCAGCTGATATTGGACTGGCCCACTAGGCAGAAAATTTGTCTTGACATAGCTAAAGGTCTAGCTTTCCTGCACGAAGAATCGAGTTTAACAATTGTACATCGAGACATCAAAACTACTAATGTGCTACTTGATAGCAATCTCAATGCCAAGATCTCCGACTTCGGTTTGGCCAAGTTTGATGAAGGGGAAAACACCCATATTAGCACCAGAATTGCTGGAACTAT AGGATACATGGCCCCAGAATATGCATTATGGGGCTATCTGACCTACAAGGCAGATGTTTATAGTTTTGGGATTGTTGCATTAGAGATTGTTGCCGGGAAGAACAATACAAAATATCGACCAGAAGGTGATTATGTATGCCTTCAAGATCGG GCTCTAGTTTTGCAACAAAAGGGAAACTTAATGGAGTTGGTGGATCCAAGGTTGGTGACGGAGTTCAATGAAGAAGAGGCAATTAGGATGGCAAAGGTTGCTTTATTATGCACTAATTCATCCCCAGCACTTAGACCAACCATGTCTGAAGTAGTAAACATGCTTGAAGGTCGAGCCCTTGTTCCTAAATTAATCATGGACCCAAGTATCTTTGCTGATGAGTCGAGATTTGGAGCACTAAAAGACCAATTTAACCAAATGCAGTCTCGGAAGGGTAGTGAAATCACCACGATTACTCAATCATCAATATATTCAAGTTCAACAGCATGGTCTGGTTCCTCCTCAACGTCTGTTCAACATCCATGA